AGCCTTTTGCCATTTATAGTAGCCAGAACGGGAAACCTCTAATAACCTGCTCATTCTTTTTATGCTGTAGTTCGCCTTGCTCTGGCTGTATTAGCTCAAATTTTTCCGATCGCGTTGCTTCGCAGCGAAGAAGGCGGTGGCTTTTGACAAGAACTCTTTATCCATCTTGGCCTCAGCTAGCTCACGACGCAGGCGAGCGTTTTCGGCTCGTATATCGGCATCACTGCGGCCATCTACCGAGCCTTGGCGTTCCCGCTCGAGTTTGACCCACCTGCCTAAAATTGTGGCTGATACGCCAATTTCCTTAGCCACATGAGCGATTGGGCGCTCAGACTCGATGACCAGTCTGGCGGCCTCCTGCCGGTACTCCGGGGTGTACTTCTTCCTTGACGAACTCACAATGAACATCCTCTCCTACGGACACAAGATCCGTACTAATAGGGTGTCCACTAAACGAGGGTAACCTCACAGAGACACCGCTGAGTGTTTTTCGCCATGAGCTTGAGCAAGCTGATTGCGTTTATGTTGCGAGTGGTGAAACATTCCGCTTGCTTCATGCGCTGAAATCTACCGGGGCAGATCAGCTTCTTGCTGACGCCGTGCGTAATGGAAAGTTGTATGCGGGAAGCTCTGCTGGGGCGATTATTGCTGGACCTTCAATCGAGCCAGCAACGGTGATGGATGATCCTTCAACCGCTCCGAGAGTGTCTGATGGTTTGTGTGTGGGTTCCCAACCCGCACAAGGAGATGGACCAGAATGACTACTGTGACAAGACGAGATCCGGCTGATAAGGCCAAGATTGATGCGATTGAAAAGAAGCTGCTTGCTAACCCTGAAATCGCGAAGCTGATTGATGACCTAGGCACGTCGACAACGGATGCCAATGACCTGGTTCGGGGCATGTTGCAAGCCTCGATTACTAGGGGTTTGAATGCTGAAATGGATGCCCACCTTGGCTACGAGTCCGGCGACAGGAGCGGCAAAGCTGCAGCTGGGACAGACAATCACCGCAACGGCACCTACTCGAAGACCGTGGATTCTAACTACGGGCCGGTCACCGTGGATATCCCCAGAGACAGGACTGGGACGTTTATCCCAACTATGGTCCCTAAAGGCTCGAGACGTTTAACTGATGTCGATGACATGATTGTCAGCTTGTACGCAGGTGGGATGACCATTAGGGATATCCAGCACCACATGGCAACGGCGATGCGGGTTGATATCTCCCATGAGACGATTTCAGCGGTTACTGACGCCGTCTTGGATGAGGTCATGGTGTGGCAAAACCGCCAGCTAGATGAGTTCTACCCGGTCATTTTCCTGGACGCGCTGCGCATTAAAGTCCGCGATGGCGGCCGGGTTGTTAACAAGTCTGCGTACATGGCAATCGGTGTGGACCTCGACGGTATTAAGCATATTTTGGGATTGTGGATTGCCAAGGAAGAAGGTGCTTCCTTCTGGGCGCAGGTATGCGCCAACCTGTCCAACCGTGGGGTTAAAGACGTCTTTATTGTCTGCTGTGACGGGTTGAAAGGCCTACCCGAGGCAGTGGAGGCAACTTGGCCGAACTCTATGGTACAAACCTGCATCGTGCACCTGATACGTGCCGCGAACCGGTGGGTGGCCTACGGGGATCGCCGGGCTGTATCCGCCGCGTTGAAGAAGGTCTACACCGCCACAGACGAGTCCACAGCTAGGGCTGCTTTAGCCGAATTCGAGGCTTCCGAGCTGGGTGAGAAGTATCCCCGCTCAGTCAGAGTCTGGCGGGATGCGTGGGCGCGGTTTGTCCCGTTTCTGCAGTTCCCACCAGCAGCCAGGAAGGTCATCTATACGACGAATTCCATTGAGTCGTTTAACAATGAGCTGCGTAAAGCTACTCGCAACGGGGTGCAATTCACCAATGATGAATCAGCGATAAAGACGCTGTGGTTGATGATCTGCAACATTGAAGACAAACGCGCTGCAAAGAGAGCAAAGCAGGGAAAGCGAGTCTCAAGAACAGCCGGCAGACTCATGGAAGGAGCTCGAGTTTCCGGCTGGAAGCAAGCCATCAACCAGATGGCCGTGGCCTACCCCGACCGCTTCGACAAGTACCTATAACCCCCAGCCCCACACACAAACAACTTGACGCTGATAATGGGAATACAGGATCGGAACCACGTGGAATGACCCACTTCTTGACTGGCCATGATCTCCTCATGTGCCTTCAGCGTGATCTGTCTTCCATGTTAGTTCCGACCCTGTACCGCAATCTGGTGAATCCGCCCATGACCTTATAGGAGCGTGACGTCTCCACCGTGACCACCCCGGCAGGTGTCTAGTGTAGTCGTCCCATCAGCGTCTTGTCTGCCCGGAAACCCCGGATCGCGGGTCACCCGCACGTTTGCTCACAGACAGGACCTGATCCCCAATGTCTACCACTTTCGACTGCCCCACCGGCCCCGTTGCCGGAATCGACACCCACACCGATACCCACACTGTTGCCGTTATTTCGGACACCGGCCGGCACATCGCCACCGACACCTTCCCCGCCACCAACCCTGGCTACGTGGCGATTTCAGAGTTCATGGCAACCTACGGTGTCACCACCGTCGGTGTGGAAGGAACCAGCTCCTATGGAGCAGGCCTGACACGCCACCTTCGCACCCAGAAATACTCAGTCGTAGAAGTCTTACGCCCTACCCGGGCCGTTCGACGCCGGGACGGCAAATCAGACCCCGTTGATGCTGTCGCTGCCGCCCGCCAGGTGCTCACCGGGGAAGCCTTAAGCATCCCGAAAGACACTTCCGGGCCAGTGGAATCCCTCCGTGGGTTGCAGATCACCCGCCGTCAGCTCGTGATGACAGCAGCGAAACTGATGACAACGATCAAATCGTTGCTGGTCACAGCACCCGATGAGATTCGACGCCGCTATAGTGCGATGTCCACATTGGTCATGGTGGAGGCCTTGTCCCGGTGCCGACCATCAGCTGACCTGGCCGACCCCAGAAATGGGGTGCTCCTCGCGTTGAAGACATTAGCCACCACCTATCGTGATTTACAGAAACAGGGTACGCAGCTGGAAAAACACATCAGTATCCTGGTTGAGATGATCAATCCGCATGTGACCTCGATATTTGGGTGTGGTTCCGTGGTGGCTGCTGATCTGATTGTCAGTGTGGGGGATAATCCAGGCCGGATTCACTCCGAGGCAGCATTAGCTCATCTGTGCGGGGCCGCACCGATTCCGGCTAGTTCTGGACGGACTCATCGGCACCGTCTCAACCGGGGTGGTGATCGTCGGGCGAATTCTGCGTTGCATCGGATCGCGTTGGTGCGGATGCATCATGACCAACGCACCAGGGACTACGTAGCCAAACGCACCAAGGAAGGATTGTCGAAAAAGGAGATCTTACGGTGTCTGAAACGCGCCATTGTCAGGGAGGTCTACCGGGTGTTGTGCTTGGGTCAGGCCGTTCTTCCAACGGGCCAGGTAGAGGTTGATGAACTCAAAGCTCGACGGATCGAGAGGCAGTTATCGCAAGCCCAGGTTGCTGAAAAACTCGGGTGTGCCCCGGCGAGAATCAGTGATATCGAAACCGGCAAGCGCCCTTTGCCGGAGTTGAGGTTGGCTTATGAAGAACTTCTCAAATCAGCTTGACACAACATAGGAGCATCAAGCCTGATACAGCAATCCAGGTTTTGGCAGGTGCCAGTTTTGATGAGCAAGAGATTCTCGAGTGGATTGATGAAGGCAAAAAAGTAGACCATGACATTTGGTACGAGGAAATTCCGATAGAGAATGCTTCCCATTCTCTCAGCTCGCCGAGTGAGGTATTAGTTTATTTCGATGGGTGTTCTTTTAACGAAGGATGGGAACATGATTTCCAGTGGACAGATCCAGTAGGTCGTAGAGCCCTTATCCCCGACAAGTTTAATGGAGTTGTACGCCCCCAACCTGAAACAGAAGGAGTGCAACGGGAAGACGGATATGTAGGTAATGATTACTATCTGTGGAGAGTTCCTTGCCCATGGAAAAGCCGCTACCTTTTAGCTCCGTTCCAGGATAGGAGTAATGAGGATGAGTACGAGGGACGTCCGTTTACGGTTTGAGCGTAATTAAATCGTAAAATCATGATGCGAGAAAAGTGACCTTAACTAGAGCAGCTAGTTAAGGTCACTTTTGTTTGTGCTAATGATTTTCATCAAAAGTAAATCCGATAAGACATCAGAAAATGGTTAGCCGTGACCCGTTAGCGGAATGTAAAGCTCTGCGTCTATCCTTCTGTCTGCTTTCATCCTTCTCAATTCCATAAAATGCTGAGGAACGTTGTTGCTGACTTCCCCAAGCCACTCGATTTTATCTCCTGATCCATAGTCCAAGTCCCCGACAAGTGGGTCGCCAGCAAGCCTATCCGCCCAACCTTTTACAGCAGTATCTTCCTCCGAAGAGACGCCCCCAGTACTCGGTATTGGGAACATTTCCATACCAACATACGCAAGTCCTCGCGTAACTCTCATTACTGAAAATACGCAGTAGACGAATTGGGGAGTTCTCCAGGCCGCTCTAAGCTCGACAGCCCCTGGGGAAATCAGGTTTTCTTCAGCGAAATATCTCTTCAAAAGAGAATTCATATAGCCCCCGAAAGCTGATGAGCTCCACTCAGCCTTCATATTCCACACTCCACACTTCAATGTGCCAAAATTTTGTCCTGCACCAATTCACTGTATTTTACAGCCGAAAAATACCCTCAAGCGTTTATTTCTAGAATCGTGCTCTGATTCTTATCCTCTCCGAGACAGATAACACTTGCAAAAGTTGATTACACCTCACAGAACGTTGTTCTCCTCGAGCTTGGTGAGAAGCTCCGGGAACTTGAAGGCGCTCCACACCTCGCGCACGTTGGGGGAGAAGGCATCGAGTTAGGTGAGCATGCCTTTTTCACGCGGTCATCGCTGCCGCCGATGGTGGCCAGGGACAGCTCGGAGGTGTTGTAGAAAGACAGGCTGTGGCTGTACTGGATGATCGCATCCCACATGGATTCGGAGAAGGTGGTGTGCTTGAGCGTCTGCAACAACGCGCAGGTAGGTGTCGGCGGTTTGCCATACGGCCTTGTCAAGTGAGGTGGATGAAGCCATGGTGTGGTGTCTCTTTCGTTACTCAAGTATTAACTGGCAGGGTGCCTGGGCGGGTTATGCGCAGCAGGTGTAGCTACCCCGAACCGTCTTTGTCCTCTACTTTGCCTGACGTATAGGACATGGCGTGGCAGGTTTCGAGCTAAAAGACGATTACGGGTGGAGAGGGGAAATGTTCCCGAACTGCCGGAAAATATCCATAATTGGAATGGCGGTGAAACTGACCCTGGGCTAACAGATTTCAACCATCCCGAGAGGATGTGGACCTTACGCTAAAGGAGGGAGTTGATCTTCTCCCACAGGGTCTTTTCGAGTTCACCCTCAATAGCGATGAGCTCTTTGTGGAGTTCCTTAAGGGCATCGCCTCTCCAGGTAAGAGTCTTAAAAGCGGCGGCGCTATTCTTGGGTTCCCTTTTCACGGTAATGTGATCACCGGACTGGATGGCATCCACAGGCGACCCAAGTAACTCATATGCTTCGGTATCCGTTATCTCGCTGTGGAAGCCATGTGCTACTTCATTGCGGAGATCAATTGCGGTTTTCAGCCGATCCAAGAGGGACTCGGGCACATGGGGCTTCAGGCTCTCCTGCAGTTGAGTTCCTGAGCGTGTCCATGCTTTATCAATTGGCGGATCAAATGGGCCAGACTTTGAGACTGCAATGATCTGCCCCGCGACGTGTTCTGTCGCAGCTGCCTGAGAGATCACTAGGCCAATTTGGCGTAAATTCTGGGCGTTCAGCATTTCTGAGCTGCCCCGGAATTTTTCTAAGTCTGTTTGGTGGATGATTTTTTCGGATATCGCTTTTAGTATTTGTTTTGCTTGCTTGCGCTTGTTTGGGTCTTGGCCGAACTGGTCAGCGCATAAGTAGAAGAGAGCTTTTAACGCATCTGTATCATCAGGCAAGTTTTGGAAAAATTCGTTTCCGCTCATGGAATGCGCCCTTCTGTCATCAACGATGGAAAATATGTCAAAATCTTGTCGGATTAGTTAACCTCATTGTCTAGCTGTTCGCGACATGAATGTTCACTCGGCCCCCCTAGCTGTACTGACCGGAGACGTTGATTGAGACGGCTCACTGGTGCTGTTGCAAAGTTGGGGCAGTAGAAAGACCGGCGTGAAATAATCAGAGCCATGGGCATCTTCTCCGGTCGGCATTTCCCCCGTGACATCATCCTGTGGGCGGTGCGGTGGTACTGCCGCTACGGCGTGAGCTACCGCGACCTCGAAGAAATGATGACCGAGCGGGGTGTGCCAGTCGATCACACCACGATCTACCGCTGGGTGCAGAAATACGCCCCTGAGCTGGATAAGCACACTCGCTGGTACCGGCAGGTACCCGACTGGCAGGCCCGGTCCTGGCGGGTGGATGAGACCTATATCCGGGTCGGCGGCACGTGGTGCTATCTCTACCGGGCTATTACCGCCGGTGGGCAGACCTTAGACTTCTACCTCTCACCAAAACGGAATGTGGCTGCGGCCAAGCGTTTCCTGGCCAAGACGCTGCGATCGAATACGACAGCCGGGTCCCCGCGGGTCATCAACACCGACAAGGCACCAGCTCTGGCCAAGGCAATATCCGAGCTGAAGGCGGAGGGAATCTGCCCTCAGACGGTGGAGCACCGGCAGGTGAAATACCTGAACAACGTTCTCGAGGGAGATCATGGCCGACTTAAAAGAATCCTGGGACCGAAGGGGGCGTTCAAAAACCGAATTTCCGCCTACCGGACGTTGAAAGGGATGGAAGCGATGCATTCATTACGGAAAGGTCAGGGCACGATGTTTGCTTATGGGCACCCCAATCCGGACGCGGTGATCGTCAACCGGGTCTTCGAGACGGCCTGAGAACGCCGGCACGCAGCGGCCATCAGGAAATGAGAAACTGGGTCGTCTCGGCTCTCCGCCCAACTTTGCAACAGCACCTTATCTGCAGGCCTCTGTTGAGACAGATTTCTTTGTGCTGCGCGCACGAACTTGGCGAGCATTCCGGCGTCGCGGGCCAGTGGGGAAGTCGCAGGCAACTCCGCTTGTATTGCTTGCAGGTGTTTGGCTGCGCTGTTGGCGGCGTCTAGCGCGTACTCGTAGTCTCCAGTATCCCCGTGCGCCCCAATAAACAAGGCGCACAGGTGCGTGTCTTGGGCTTCATGAACAATGTCGGCCATTGCCCGCTCCTTAGTCATGCCGTTTTCCAAGTGCTTTTTATTTTTGTCGAAGCCTTCCACGCTATTCCTAAGTTAAGGGTTTGAAGAACAGTAAGCATCATGATCCAACCAACCCCCTCTATGCCGGACTCTGGTTCCGCACCAGTAAGAAAAGCGACTGTGATTACAAGCCCCTGAACAATAAAAATTATTGAAGGGAATTTCACTTTAGCGGCCCCAATGAACAGCCCTATTCCGACCACCAGTAGGGCCAGGAAAGCCCCTATGAGCAAGTCGCCACCGCTCCTTTCGTCGTAATATTCAACCAGTTGGAACAGTGCAAACAGCGCCACTTGAATCACGATTAGCGCCCTTGTTCGATAAAAGCTTCTAGTGCTTCGGCCACAAGGGCCTGCAGGGTGACGCCGCGCGAGTGGTCCGCATCAGTCGCTCGAGCCTTGAGGTCAGCAGGCACGCGTACGTTCATCGATACAAGCGCGGGGGGCGTGGCGGCGGCAGCTCCAGGGCGTGGAGGGTAGCGACTTGGACGTCCTCGATGGTGTAGTGCTCGCCTAGGCGATGAGCAGCCTCCGGGGCGAAAGACTCCAGGCGGGCGCGGGCAGCTTGGGCAGCGGGTGAGGGCGGACGTTTACGTGTAGACATGATTTCATGTGTACACATAGGCGAGCTAGGTTGCTACTTTTTATTACTACCGCACTAGCTAGCTAGCATTCTTTCTAGCACCTCCTCTTTCTCTAGGACGCGAGATTTTCCTACGGAAGTAAACTCGCGTACTTCGGTAAATCGCCTACATAAGGCGCGCTTTGTTTCTTCTGTTGCCGAGGGGTACCAATCCCATGGGCCGTCATTGGGCGGAAAGGGCAAGGCGCGATGTTTGCCTACGGGCAACCGAACCCGGACGCGGTGATCGTCAACCGGGTCTTCGAGACGGCCTAACGACGCCCACACGCCGCGGCCATCAGGGAATGAGAAACTGAGTCTTCGCTGCTCTCCACCTAACTTTGCAACAGCACCGTACAGCTCGCGTAAAGTGGAACAAGATTGCATTGGAGACGTCGAAACCTCATCTATCGGGGTAACTGAAGGAACAATTGTTACCTCAACGGGAACCTATTATGCGAGGGCTTATAGTAATCCGGCTCGCGTTGAATGTAAGGTTCCTGGCAACCTTTAAAAGATAGGACTCGGTTAATGCAAATATCTAATATTTATCTCGCCTACGTCAAACGCTTCCTTCTAGACTCGCATGGTAGTGCAATCCAGGGTAGTGCAATCCAGGTTTTTGCAGGTGCCAGTTTTGATGAGCAAGAGATTCTCGAGTGGATTGAGGAAGGGAAAAAAGTAGACCATGACATTTGGTACGAGAAAATTCGGATAGAGAACCCTCCCCATTCTCTCAGCTCGCCGAGTGAGGTATTAGTTTATTTCGATGGGTGTGATTTTGACGAAGGATGGGAACATGATTTCCAGTGGACAGATCCAGTAGGTCGTAGAGCCCTTATCCCCGAAAAGTTTAATGGAGTTGTACGCCCCCAACCTGAAACAGAAGGAGTGCTACGGGAAGACGGATATGTAGGTAATGATTACTATCTGTGGAGAGTTCCTTGCCCATGGAAAAGCCGCTACCTTTTAGCTCCGTTCCAGGAAAAGAGTAATGAGTACATTGACTACGGACGTCCGTTTACGGTTTGAGCGTAATTAAATCGTAAAATGGTGATGCGAGAAAAGTGACCTTAACTAGCTGCTCTAGTTAAGGTCACTTTTGTTTGTGGTAATGATTTTCAGGGTTAAGGGTCAAAATGTGTGTCTGGCTCGGCGTGTCGCTTGGGCTAGATTTGGCCTTTTTGGATGCCGATTGAATGGGTGTAGTTGGTGTCGATAGCGTTGTCGTAGAGGGTTGGTCGTCCTGTTTCGTGGTCGGCTTGGTTCTCGTTGTGGGTCAGGGTTTGTACTTTGGCGAGTTGGTCCTGGCCCCAGTTGGACTGCCTGGCGATTTCTACGGGATCGTCGGGCAGTTCTGTTTTTAGATACAGCCATCACGCTTGCCGACGTTTTCTCGGCTCCGCTCACTACCATTGAGAACGGTGGGCACTTCCTGGGGAGTGACGGCTACCTCGAATTTCCGCAGTTGTGGCAGCACATTATGCAGTGGCTGCGCAGCCTATGAGCCCTCTGTCATGGCTTTGAGTGCGGCAACGTGCTGTGCATAGGCTCCTGTTCCAGTCTGGGTCAACGCGACCCAGACGGCGTCTTTCGCGCGCGTGGAGCCATATTCGCGGGTGCGGCTGATATAGCCGCTGTCCTCAAGATGTTTCAACTGCTTGGAAAGCGTATCGGCGGGAAGCTCGGTGAGTTCTGCAAGCACGGCGTATTTCATCTGCCTGCCGTCGGTTGCGCCTGAATGGAACAGCGTGGCACAAATTTTAAGCCGATTGATGGGGTGGATGACCGGATCTAGCTTGGCTGATTGGTGCGTAGACTCCTTAGACATTGACGCCCTTTACGGCGGCATTGCGGTTCTCATACAACATCCATGCCATCGCCGTAGAGACAACGACGCCGCAGACAATCATCCACGGCCAAGTATCAGGCGTCGGTGTTGTAGACATGA
The nucleotide sequence above comes from Corynebacterium tuberculostearicum. Encoded proteins:
- a CDS encoding IS256 family transposase, whose amino-acid sequence is MTTVTRRDPADKAKIDAIEKKLLANPEIAKLIDDLGTSTTDANDLVRGMLQASITRGLNAEMDAHLGYESGDRSGKAAAGTDNHRNGTYSKTVDSNYGPVTVDIPRDRTGTFIPTMVPKGSRRLTDVDDMIVSLYAGGMTIRDIQHHMATAMRVDISHETISAVTDAVLDEVMVWQNRQLDEFYPVIFLDALRIKVRDGGRVVNKSAYMAIGVDLDGIKHILGLWIAKEEGASFWAQVCANLSNRGVKDVFIVCCDGLKGLPEAVEATWPNSMVQTCIVHLIRAANRWVAYGDRRAVSAALKKVYTATDESTARAALAEFEASELGEKYPRSVRVWRDAWARFVPFLQFPPAARKVIYTTNSIESFNNELRKATRNGVQFTNDESAIKTLWLMICNIEDKRAAKRAKQGKRVSRTAGRLMEGARVSGWKQAINQMAVAYPDRFDKYL
- a CDS encoding IS6 family transposase, whose translation is MGIFSGRHFPRDIILWAVRWYCRYGVSYRDLEEMMTERGVPVDHTTIYRWVQKYAPELDKHTRWYRQVPDWQARSWRVDETYIRVGGTWCYLYRAITAGGQTLDFYLSPKRNVAAAKRFLAKTLRSNTTAGSPRVINTDKAPALAKAISELKAEGICPQTVEHRQVKYLNNVLEGDHGRLKRILGPKGAFKNRISAYRTLKGMEAMHSLRKGQGTMFAYGHPNPDAVIVNRVFETA
- a CDS encoding Type 1 glutamine amidotransferase-like domain-containing protein produces the protein MGCPLNEGNLTETPLSVFRHELEQADCVYVASGETFRLLHALKSTGADQLLADAVRNGKLYAGSSAGAIIAGPSIEPATVMDDPSTAPRVSDGLCVGSQPAQGDGPE
- a CDS encoding transcriptional regulator, which gives rise to MSKESTHQSAKLDPVIHPINRLKICATLFHSGATDGRQMKYAVLAELTELPADTLSKQLKHLEDSGYISRTREYGSTRAKDAVWVALTQTGTGAYAQHVAALKAMTEGS
- a CDS encoding IS110 family transposase, with protein sequence MSTTFDCPTGPVAGIDTHTDTHTVAVISDTGRHIATDTFPATNPGYVAISEFMATYGVTTVGVEGTSSYGAGLTRHLRTQKYSVVEVLRPTRAVRRRDGKSDPVDAVAAARQVLTGEALSIPKDTSGPVESLRGLQITRRQLVMTAAKLMTTIKSLLVTAPDEIRRRYSAMSTLVMVEALSRCRPSADLADPRNGVLLALKTLATTYRDLQKQGTQLEKHISILVEMINPHVTSIFGCGSVVAADLIVSVGDNPGRIHSEAALAHLCGAAPIPASSGRTHRHRLNRGGDRRANSALHRIALVRMHHDQRTRDYVAKRTKEGLSKKEILRCLKRAIVREVYRVLCLGQAVLPTGQVEVDELKARRIERQLSQAQVAEKLGCAPARISDIETGKRPLPELRLAYEELLKSA